The following are encoded in a window of Drosophila simulans strain w501 chromosome 3L, Prin_Dsim_3.1, whole genome shotgun sequence genomic DNA:
- the LOC6736651 gene encoding ras guanine nucleotide exchange factor B isoform X2, producing the protein MKLSAAFYGVRFVRAFSVFSVRVLQSKPCDTLRPAATAGNPKAAEISTAKSAISTATAAAATPLATSAPAAAEIEQLQQALIEKQTQLYALESACLRETERQVELEDSVIAWQDKYDRLYESHKRVQKVNQSLEDKMLKLVDRNAGERAQLTSDVATLSVRLAQANFNIAKLQREIERYKADISLAIQLLQCKPDSFVSQKVSSLPIDIQSKVSAYMRLETNSHSDSECSNSGVGVATTASYKVLPASDSPPPSACPFPPTAMVYSMRGIDAANGNTTTNPQQQSNQPTNNNSSNNKDTLNNNNVNNNSNNNCNNQTNTSISNNNQATNPDMISPTIMAKFLEDELKANEVKHCDTCQCSKQDLQVLADVSRSYSVSTQTPHQLQLQGSGLNEPLTQLCLRCHSNLNSPSRTNSPYLMKMVKSSDSVISETKSSVSDLNDMDKLFIPAKKDDLMVNPILGHHRLCERTAISGQNTEYGNGKLTTSTMMYPTTHLGAYAAEKYLLETSNLGQLRSGYQRRFLDGGGTALQLLNKYEAGAVGVVHGDLEDESSKPLLAGVSQPSLLEAEQASPQQSVVPAKLEDVCEPQPSKPVASVAPPGSTAPAVPSGTQLKSTNSGSVQSLWSNKTSSCEGAKMFETFNRNLIKTIKAENPKYRGPRLCAMRIQQNGQSNILLDNLESIETYTPVIYKRREKLLDEELNDGKDIITSKESNAQSVVEAWQGPAAPHENVALQPVLEPQVENAELEQVEIKSGDQAANPGVNSPKHSANSSSISDAIDYQESVLLRRQQLSRVAEWVQHNTQQLEQRNLQQAPPTSDSNSGTERQSSYSTLDRMDSISIEKLSMDSGYKTTPQQLTNGYPEKSTEDSLSPKTDITSNSLPENPSATVVPPKKTEMCTTYYRRTSRSGLPVAYTTIAGAPADSSPPGESTSSGSEALICPEQPTCDILNYKYYPNDTDKTRSVQAELHTTTQNVDIAQMEYNVKQFLLKQNEWSMNGGASGAGPGAVLQGSGAARMLQRRILGPGVGERVRMATPGGAVATKSTSQSSNILTPHRTETNL; encoded by the exons ATGAAGCTGTCCGCCGCATTCTACGGAGTTCGCTTTGTCCGGGCCTTTTCAGTGTTTTCAGTGCGGGTTCTGCAGTCGAAACCGTGTGACACTTTGCGTCCG GCGGCCACAGCGGGCAACCCGAAAGCGGCAGAGATATCAACTGCAAAATCGGCAATATCCACGGCGacggcagcagctgccacgccccttgccACATCCGCCCCCGCAGCGGCGGAAAtcgagcagctgcaacagGCGTTAATCGAGAAACAAACGCAGCTGTATGCCCTGGAATCGGCCTGCTTGAGGGAAACGGAGCGCCAAGTGGAGCTCGAGGATAGTGTGATAGCGTGGCAGGACAAGTACGATCGGCTCTACGAATCGCACAAGCGGGTTCAGAAGGTCAACCAGAGCCTGGAGGACAAGATGCTCAAGCTGGTGGATCGAAATGCCGGCGAGAGAGCCCAGTTGACCAGCGATGTGGCCACTTTGAGTGTGCGACTCGCCCAGGCAAACTTCAACATCGCCAAGCTGCAGAGGGAAATC GAACGCTACAAGGCCGACATTAGCCTGGCCATCCAATTGCTGCAGTGCAAGCCGGATAGTTTTGTGTCCCAGAAAGTGTCATCG CTACCAATTGATATTCAGTCGAAGGTGTCGGCGTACATGAGACTGGAGACGAACTCCCACTCCGATTCGGAGTGCAGCAATagcggagtgggcgtggccaccaCAGCTTCCTACAAAGTGCTTCCGGCCTCCGATTCGCCGCCCCCCTCCGCCTGCCCCTTCCCGCCCACGGCCATGGTGTACTCGATGAGGGGAATCG ATGCCGCCAATGGGAACACGACCACAAATCCTCAACAGCAGTCGAATCAACCCACGAATAACAATAGTAGCAATAACAAGGACACtcttaacaacaacaatgttaataacaacagcaataacaattgCAATAATCAAACCAATACGAGCATTAGCAATAATAATCAAGCAACCAATCCGGATATGATATCGCCCACCATAATGGCGAAGTTTTTAGAGGACGAACTGAAGGCGAATGAGGTGAAACACTGCGATACGTGTCAGTGCAGCAAACAGGACCTGCAGGTCCTGGCGGATGTGTCTCGTTCCTATTCGGTGTCCACCCAAACGCCCCATCAGTTGCAGCTCCAAGGATCGGGATTGAACGAACCTCTGACCCAACTGTGTCTGCGATGTCATAGCAATCTTAACTCCCCGTCGCGAACCAATAGCCCATATCTGATGAAGATGGTCAAGTCCAGCGATTCCGTAATATCAGAGACCAAGAGTTCCGTCTCGGATCTGAACGACATGGACAAGCTGTTTATCCCGGCCAAAAAGGATGACCTGATGGTCAATCCCATACTGGGACATCATCGACTCTGCGAAAGAACTGCGATTTCGGGACAGAATACGGAGTATGGCAATGGGAAACTGACCACCTCTACGATGATGTATCCCACCACACATTTGGGTGCCTATGCAGCGGAAAAGTATCTCCTGGAGACGAGTAATCTGGGCCAGCTGAGGAGTGGGTATCAAAGGAGATTTCTGGACGGCGGAGGAACTGCCCTGCAACTTCTAAACAAATACGAAGCAGGTGCCGTGGGAGTAGTCCATGGAGATCTGGAGGATGAGTCGAGTAAGCCTCTGCTGGCGGGTGTCTCGCAACCTAGTCTGCTGGAAGCGGAGCAGGCTTCTCCTCAGCAATCGGTGGTTCCTGCTAAGCTGGAAGATGTCTGCGAGCCACAGCCTAGTAAACCAGTTGCTTCAGTGGCTCCTCCAGGAAGTACTGCTCCTGCAGTCCCATCGGGAACTCAGCTGAAGTCCACGAACTCCGGAAGCGTTCAGAGCTTGTGGAGCAACAAAACCAGCAGTTGCGAGGGGGCCAAAATGTTCGAGACTTTCAACAGGAATCTCATTAAAACGATTAAG GCGGAGAATCCCAAGTACCGAGGACCTCGTTTGTGTGCCATGCGAATTCAGCAAAATGGTCAGAGCAACATCCTGCTGGACAATCTGGAGTCCATAGAGACCTACACACCAGTGATCTATAAGCGGCGAGAGAAGCTCCTGGACGAGGAGCTCAACGATGGCAAGGACATCATCACCAGCAAGGAGAGCAATGCCCAGTCGGTGGTGGAAGCCTGGCAAGGACCTGCAGCTCCTCACGAGAATGTTGCCCTGCAGCCAGTGCTTGAACCGCAAGTGGAAAACGCAGAACTGGAGCAAGTGGAGATCAAATCCGGTGACCAGGCAGCAAATCCTGGTGTAAACTCCCCCAAACACTCGGCGAACTCCAGTTCCATAAGCGATGCCATCGACTACCAGGAAAGTGTCCTTCTCAGACGCCAGCAACTCAGCAGGGTGGCTGAATGGGTTCAGCATAATacccagcagctggagcaaaGGAACCTGCAGCAGGCTCCGCCGACCAGTGATTCCAACTCCGGAACCGAACGACAATCCTCGTACTCCACGCTAGACCGCATGGACTCCATATCCATAGAGAAACTCTCGATGGACTCTGGTTACAAGACCACACCGCAACAACTAACCAATGGTTATCCGGAGAAATCTACGGAGGATTCCCTCTCACCCAAGACAGATATCACTAGCAATTCCTTGCCAGAAAACCCATCTGCTACCGTTGTGCCGCCAAAGAAAACGGAAATGTGCACCACTTACTACCGGAGAACATCCAGATCCGGACTGCCAGTGGCATATACCACGATTGCCGGTGCCCCGGCCGACTCGAGCCCGCCCGGTGAGTCCACATCCTCCGGTTCTGAGGCTCTCATCTGCCCCGAACAGCCCACGTGTGATATACTCAACTACAAATACTATCCCAATGACACGGATAAAACGCGATCCGTGCAAGCGGAGCTGCACACGACCACCCAGAATGTGGACATAGCCCAGATGGAGTACAATGTGAAGCAGTTCCTGCTGAAGCAGAACGAGTGGTCCATGAATGGAGGAGCATCTGGCGCAGGACCCGGTGCGGTGCTACAAGGATCTGGAGCAGCGCGCATGCTGCAGCGCAGGATCTTGGGTCCTGGCGTGGGCGAGCGGGTCAGGATGGCCACGCCCGGAGGAGCGGTAGCCACCAAGTCCACCAGCCAGTCATCCAACATCCTGACGCCCCACAGAACTGAAACGAATTTATAA
- the LOC6736651 gene encoding ras guanine nucleotide exchange factor B isoform X3, giving the protein MSTVVEQAATAGNPKAAEISTAKSAISTATAAAATPLATSAPAAAEIEQLQQALIEKQTQLYALESACLRETERQVELEDSVIAWQDKYDRLYESHKRVQKVNQSLEDKMLKLVDRNAGERAQLTSDVATLSVRLAQANFNIAKLQREIERYKADISLAIQLLQCKPDSFVSQKVSSLPIDIQSKVSAYMRLETNSHSDSECSNSGVGVATTASYKVLPASDSPPPSACPFPPTAMVYSMRGIGRYAANGNTTTNPQQQSNQPTNNNSSNNKDTLNNNNVNNNSNNNCNNQTNTSISNNNQATNPDMISPTIMAKFLEDELKANEVKHCDTCQCSKQDLQVLADVSRSYSVSTQTPHQLQLQGSGLNEPLTQLCLRCHSNLNSPSRTNSPYLMKMVKSSDSVISETKSSVSDLNDMDKLFIPAKKDDLMVNPILGHHRLCERTAISGQNTEYGNGKLTTSTMMYPTTHLGAYAAEKYLLETSNLGQLRSGYQRRFLDGGGTALQLLNKYEAGAVGVVHGDLEDESSKPLLAGVSQPSLLEAEQASPQQSVVPAKLEDVCEPQPSKPVASVAPPGSTAPAVPSGTQLKSTNSGSVQSLWSNKTSSCEGAKMFETFNRNLIKTIKAENPKYRGPRLCAMRIQQNGQSNILLDNLESIETYTPVIYKRREKLLDEELNDGKDIITSKESNAQSVVEAWQGPAAPHENVALQPVLEPQVENAELEQVEIKSGDQAANPGVNSPKHSANSSSISDAIDYQESVLLRRQQLSRVAEWVQHNTQQLEQRNLQQAPPTSDSNSGTERQSSYSTLDRMDSISIEKLSMDSGYKTTPQQLTNGYPEKSTEDSLSPKTDITSNSLPENPSATVVPPKKTEMCTTYYRRTSRSGLPVAYTTIAGAPADSSPPGESTSSGSEALICPEQPTCDILNYKYYPNDTDKTRSVQAELHTTTQNVDIAQMEYNVKQFLLKQNEWSMNGGASGAGPGAVLQGSGAARMLQRRILGPGVGERVRMATPGGAVATKSTSQSSNILTPHRTETNL; this is encoded by the exons GCGGCCACAGCGGGCAACCCGAAAGCGGCAGAGATATCAACTGCAAAATCGGCAATATCCACGGCGacggcagcagctgccacgccccttgccACATCCGCCCCCGCAGCGGCGGAAAtcgagcagctgcaacagGCGTTAATCGAGAAACAAACGCAGCTGTATGCCCTGGAATCGGCCTGCTTGAGGGAAACGGAGCGCCAAGTGGAGCTCGAGGATAGTGTGATAGCGTGGCAGGACAAGTACGATCGGCTCTACGAATCGCACAAGCGGGTTCAGAAGGTCAACCAGAGCCTGGAGGACAAGATGCTCAAGCTGGTGGATCGAAATGCCGGCGAGAGAGCCCAGTTGACCAGCGATGTGGCCACTTTGAGTGTGCGACTCGCCCAGGCAAACTTCAACATCGCCAAGCTGCAGAGGGAAATC GAACGCTACAAGGCCGACATTAGCCTGGCCATCCAATTGCTGCAGTGCAAGCCGGATAGTTTTGTGTCCCAGAAAGTGTCATCG CTACCAATTGATATTCAGTCGAAGGTGTCGGCGTACATGAGACTGGAGACGAACTCCCACTCCGATTCGGAGTGCAGCAATagcggagtgggcgtggccaccaCAGCTTCCTACAAAGTGCTTCCGGCCTCCGATTCGCCGCCCCCCTCCGCCTGCCCCTTCCCGCCCACGGCCATGGTGTACTCGATGAGGGGAATCGGTAGGT ATGCCGCCAATGGGAACACGACCACAAATCCTCAACAGCAGTCGAATCAACCCACGAATAACAATAGTAGCAATAACAAGGACACtcttaacaacaacaatgttaataacaacagcaataacaattgCAATAATCAAACCAATACGAGCATTAGCAATAATAATCAAGCAACCAATCCGGATATGATATCGCCCACCATAATGGCGAAGTTTTTAGAGGACGAACTGAAGGCGAATGAGGTGAAACACTGCGATACGTGTCAGTGCAGCAAACAGGACCTGCAGGTCCTGGCGGATGTGTCTCGTTCCTATTCGGTGTCCACCCAAACGCCCCATCAGTTGCAGCTCCAAGGATCGGGATTGAACGAACCTCTGACCCAACTGTGTCTGCGATGTCATAGCAATCTTAACTCCCCGTCGCGAACCAATAGCCCATATCTGATGAAGATGGTCAAGTCCAGCGATTCCGTAATATCAGAGACCAAGAGTTCCGTCTCGGATCTGAACGACATGGACAAGCTGTTTATCCCGGCCAAAAAGGATGACCTGATGGTCAATCCCATACTGGGACATCATCGACTCTGCGAAAGAACTGCGATTTCGGGACAGAATACGGAGTATGGCAATGGGAAACTGACCACCTCTACGATGATGTATCCCACCACACATTTGGGTGCCTATGCAGCGGAAAAGTATCTCCTGGAGACGAGTAATCTGGGCCAGCTGAGGAGTGGGTATCAAAGGAGATTTCTGGACGGCGGAGGAACTGCCCTGCAACTTCTAAACAAATACGAAGCAGGTGCCGTGGGAGTAGTCCATGGAGATCTGGAGGATGAGTCGAGTAAGCCTCTGCTGGCGGGTGTCTCGCAACCTAGTCTGCTGGAAGCGGAGCAGGCTTCTCCTCAGCAATCGGTGGTTCCTGCTAAGCTGGAAGATGTCTGCGAGCCACAGCCTAGTAAACCAGTTGCTTCAGTGGCTCCTCCAGGAAGTACTGCTCCTGCAGTCCCATCGGGAACTCAGCTGAAGTCCACGAACTCCGGAAGCGTTCAGAGCTTGTGGAGCAACAAAACCAGCAGTTGCGAGGGGGCCAAAATGTTCGAGACTTTCAACAGGAATCTCATTAAAACGATTAAG GCGGAGAATCCCAAGTACCGAGGACCTCGTTTGTGTGCCATGCGAATTCAGCAAAATGGTCAGAGCAACATCCTGCTGGACAATCTGGAGTCCATAGAGACCTACACACCAGTGATCTATAAGCGGCGAGAGAAGCTCCTGGACGAGGAGCTCAACGATGGCAAGGACATCATCACCAGCAAGGAGAGCAATGCCCAGTCGGTGGTGGAAGCCTGGCAAGGACCTGCAGCTCCTCACGAGAATGTTGCCCTGCAGCCAGTGCTTGAACCGCAAGTGGAAAACGCAGAACTGGAGCAAGTGGAGATCAAATCCGGTGACCAGGCAGCAAATCCTGGTGTAAACTCCCCCAAACACTCGGCGAACTCCAGTTCCATAAGCGATGCCATCGACTACCAGGAAAGTGTCCTTCTCAGACGCCAGCAACTCAGCAGGGTGGCTGAATGGGTTCAGCATAATacccagcagctggagcaaaGGAACCTGCAGCAGGCTCCGCCGACCAGTGATTCCAACTCCGGAACCGAACGACAATCCTCGTACTCCACGCTAGACCGCATGGACTCCATATCCATAGAGAAACTCTCGATGGACTCTGGTTACAAGACCACACCGCAACAACTAACCAATGGTTATCCGGAGAAATCTACGGAGGATTCCCTCTCACCCAAGACAGATATCACTAGCAATTCCTTGCCAGAAAACCCATCTGCTACCGTTGTGCCGCCAAAGAAAACGGAAATGTGCACCACTTACTACCGGAGAACATCCAGATCCGGACTGCCAGTGGCATATACCACGATTGCCGGTGCCCCGGCCGACTCGAGCCCGCCCGGTGAGTCCACATCCTCCGGTTCTGAGGCTCTCATCTGCCCCGAACAGCCCACGTGTGATATACTCAACTACAAATACTATCCCAATGACACGGATAAAACGCGATCCGTGCAAGCGGAGCTGCACACGACCACCCAGAATGTGGACATAGCCCAGATGGAGTACAATGTGAAGCAGTTCCTGCTGAAGCAGAACGAGTGGTCCATGAATGGAGGAGCATCTGGCGCAGGACCCGGTGCGGTGCTACAAGGATCTGGAGCAGCGCGCATGCTGCAGCGCAGGATCTTGGGTCCTGGCGTGGGCGAGCGGGTCAGGATGGCCACGCCCGGAGGAGCGGTAGCCACCAAGTCCACCAGCCAGTCATCCAACATCCTGACGCCCCACAGAACTGAAACGAATTTATAA
- the LOC6736651 gene encoding ras guanine nucleotide exchange factor B isoform X1: MKLSAAFYGVRFVRAFSVFSVRVLQSKPCDTLRPAATAGNPKAAEISTAKSAISTATAAAATPLATSAPAAAEIEQLQQALIEKQTQLYALESACLRETERQVELEDSVIAWQDKYDRLYESHKRVQKVNQSLEDKMLKLVDRNAGERAQLTSDVATLSVRLAQANFNIAKLQREIERYKADISLAIQLLQCKPDSFVSQKVSSLPIDIQSKVSAYMRLETNSHSDSECSNSGVGVATTASYKVLPASDSPPPSACPFPPTAMVYSMRGIGRYAANGNTTTNPQQQSNQPTNNNSSNNKDTLNNNNVNNNSNNNCNNQTNTSISNNNQATNPDMISPTIMAKFLEDELKANEVKHCDTCQCSKQDLQVLADVSRSYSVSTQTPHQLQLQGSGLNEPLTQLCLRCHSNLNSPSRTNSPYLMKMVKSSDSVISETKSSVSDLNDMDKLFIPAKKDDLMVNPILGHHRLCERTAISGQNTEYGNGKLTTSTMMYPTTHLGAYAAEKYLLETSNLGQLRSGYQRRFLDGGGTALQLLNKYEAGAVGVVHGDLEDESSKPLLAGVSQPSLLEAEQASPQQSVVPAKLEDVCEPQPSKPVASVAPPGSTAPAVPSGTQLKSTNSGSVQSLWSNKTSSCEGAKMFETFNRNLIKTIKAENPKYRGPRLCAMRIQQNGQSNILLDNLESIETYTPVIYKRREKLLDEELNDGKDIITSKESNAQSVVEAWQGPAAPHENVALQPVLEPQVENAELEQVEIKSGDQAANPGVNSPKHSANSSSISDAIDYQESVLLRRQQLSRVAEWVQHNTQQLEQRNLQQAPPTSDSNSGTERQSSYSTLDRMDSISIEKLSMDSGYKTTPQQLTNGYPEKSTEDSLSPKTDITSNSLPENPSATVVPPKKTEMCTTYYRRTSRSGLPVAYTTIAGAPADSSPPGESTSSGSEALICPEQPTCDILNYKYYPNDTDKTRSVQAELHTTTQNVDIAQMEYNVKQFLLKQNEWSMNGGASGAGPGAVLQGSGAARMLQRRILGPGVGERVRMATPGGAVATKSTSQSSNILTPHRTETNL; encoded by the exons ATGAAGCTGTCCGCCGCATTCTACGGAGTTCGCTTTGTCCGGGCCTTTTCAGTGTTTTCAGTGCGGGTTCTGCAGTCGAAACCGTGTGACACTTTGCGTCCG GCGGCCACAGCGGGCAACCCGAAAGCGGCAGAGATATCAACTGCAAAATCGGCAATATCCACGGCGacggcagcagctgccacgccccttgccACATCCGCCCCCGCAGCGGCGGAAAtcgagcagctgcaacagGCGTTAATCGAGAAACAAACGCAGCTGTATGCCCTGGAATCGGCCTGCTTGAGGGAAACGGAGCGCCAAGTGGAGCTCGAGGATAGTGTGATAGCGTGGCAGGACAAGTACGATCGGCTCTACGAATCGCACAAGCGGGTTCAGAAGGTCAACCAGAGCCTGGAGGACAAGATGCTCAAGCTGGTGGATCGAAATGCCGGCGAGAGAGCCCAGTTGACCAGCGATGTGGCCACTTTGAGTGTGCGACTCGCCCAGGCAAACTTCAACATCGCCAAGCTGCAGAGGGAAATC GAACGCTACAAGGCCGACATTAGCCTGGCCATCCAATTGCTGCAGTGCAAGCCGGATAGTTTTGTGTCCCAGAAAGTGTCATCG CTACCAATTGATATTCAGTCGAAGGTGTCGGCGTACATGAGACTGGAGACGAACTCCCACTCCGATTCGGAGTGCAGCAATagcggagtgggcgtggccaccaCAGCTTCCTACAAAGTGCTTCCGGCCTCCGATTCGCCGCCCCCCTCCGCCTGCCCCTTCCCGCCCACGGCCATGGTGTACTCGATGAGGGGAATCGGTAGGT ATGCCGCCAATGGGAACACGACCACAAATCCTCAACAGCAGTCGAATCAACCCACGAATAACAATAGTAGCAATAACAAGGACACtcttaacaacaacaatgttaataacaacagcaataacaattgCAATAATCAAACCAATACGAGCATTAGCAATAATAATCAAGCAACCAATCCGGATATGATATCGCCCACCATAATGGCGAAGTTTTTAGAGGACGAACTGAAGGCGAATGAGGTGAAACACTGCGATACGTGTCAGTGCAGCAAACAGGACCTGCAGGTCCTGGCGGATGTGTCTCGTTCCTATTCGGTGTCCACCCAAACGCCCCATCAGTTGCAGCTCCAAGGATCGGGATTGAACGAACCTCTGACCCAACTGTGTCTGCGATGTCATAGCAATCTTAACTCCCCGTCGCGAACCAATAGCCCATATCTGATGAAGATGGTCAAGTCCAGCGATTCCGTAATATCAGAGACCAAGAGTTCCGTCTCGGATCTGAACGACATGGACAAGCTGTTTATCCCGGCCAAAAAGGATGACCTGATGGTCAATCCCATACTGGGACATCATCGACTCTGCGAAAGAACTGCGATTTCGGGACAGAATACGGAGTATGGCAATGGGAAACTGACCACCTCTACGATGATGTATCCCACCACACATTTGGGTGCCTATGCAGCGGAAAAGTATCTCCTGGAGACGAGTAATCTGGGCCAGCTGAGGAGTGGGTATCAAAGGAGATTTCTGGACGGCGGAGGAACTGCCCTGCAACTTCTAAACAAATACGAAGCAGGTGCCGTGGGAGTAGTCCATGGAGATCTGGAGGATGAGTCGAGTAAGCCTCTGCTGGCGGGTGTCTCGCAACCTAGTCTGCTGGAAGCGGAGCAGGCTTCTCCTCAGCAATCGGTGGTTCCTGCTAAGCTGGAAGATGTCTGCGAGCCACAGCCTAGTAAACCAGTTGCTTCAGTGGCTCCTCCAGGAAGTACTGCTCCTGCAGTCCCATCGGGAACTCAGCTGAAGTCCACGAACTCCGGAAGCGTTCAGAGCTTGTGGAGCAACAAAACCAGCAGTTGCGAGGGGGCCAAAATGTTCGAGACTTTCAACAGGAATCTCATTAAAACGATTAAG GCGGAGAATCCCAAGTACCGAGGACCTCGTTTGTGTGCCATGCGAATTCAGCAAAATGGTCAGAGCAACATCCTGCTGGACAATCTGGAGTCCATAGAGACCTACACACCAGTGATCTATAAGCGGCGAGAGAAGCTCCTGGACGAGGAGCTCAACGATGGCAAGGACATCATCACCAGCAAGGAGAGCAATGCCCAGTCGGTGGTGGAAGCCTGGCAAGGACCTGCAGCTCCTCACGAGAATGTTGCCCTGCAGCCAGTGCTTGAACCGCAAGTGGAAAACGCAGAACTGGAGCAAGTGGAGATCAAATCCGGTGACCAGGCAGCAAATCCTGGTGTAAACTCCCCCAAACACTCGGCGAACTCCAGTTCCATAAGCGATGCCATCGACTACCAGGAAAGTGTCCTTCTCAGACGCCAGCAACTCAGCAGGGTGGCTGAATGGGTTCAGCATAATacccagcagctggagcaaaGGAACCTGCAGCAGGCTCCGCCGACCAGTGATTCCAACTCCGGAACCGAACGACAATCCTCGTACTCCACGCTAGACCGCATGGACTCCATATCCATAGAGAAACTCTCGATGGACTCTGGTTACAAGACCACACCGCAACAACTAACCAATGGTTATCCGGAGAAATCTACGGAGGATTCCCTCTCACCCAAGACAGATATCACTAGCAATTCCTTGCCAGAAAACCCATCTGCTACCGTTGTGCCGCCAAAGAAAACGGAAATGTGCACCACTTACTACCGGAGAACATCCAGATCCGGACTGCCAGTGGCATATACCACGATTGCCGGTGCCCCGGCCGACTCGAGCCCGCCCGGTGAGTCCACATCCTCCGGTTCTGAGGCTCTCATCTGCCCCGAACAGCCCACGTGTGATATACTCAACTACAAATACTATCCCAATGACACGGATAAAACGCGATCCGTGCAAGCGGAGCTGCACACGACCACCCAGAATGTGGACATAGCCCAGATGGAGTACAATGTGAAGCAGTTCCTGCTGAAGCAGAACGAGTGGTCCATGAATGGAGGAGCATCTGGCGCAGGACCCGGTGCGGTGCTACAAGGATCTGGAGCAGCGCGCATGCTGCAGCGCAGGATCTTGGGTCCTGGCGTGGGCGAGCGGGTCAGGATGGCCACGCCCGGAGGAGCGGTAGCCACCAAGTCCACCAGCCAGTCATCCAACATCCTGACGCCCCACAGAACTGAAACGAATTTATAA
- the LOC6736652 gene encoding 20-hydroxyecdysone protein, with amino-acid sequence MKPVALILVFLAISQARVLNLPKEAIDIPVAIVEDKEPPVALSLVKEEVKEEAKPEEVKPIAQEEKAKDLKEIVRPEIKEETKEDIKEDPNKKIEEQITELLSLKPLQLREKSLEAEEKPQEIKEEVQQPEIKKEATEIKEEPAQNTLKSLPAEETVVVPAEELSPNPVEQEQSENQDAAHPQVRQATQATPTQQSTTQGNFVQQLIQNSPIGQFLNQFQPQPAAAAAPAPAQVQADDAAAEAPATPAPTVPGFLNPQAAITSAQQAVQNAAQSAVNATTQAFQGIQQFASNLGNQFQNTLSSLTGQQQQAVSTTPRPPGPIQQFVNNVFGGNNNATAAAPPAQQSGNPLQGIINFLGGNRPQNAPAAAPATQAPEKPAVDDKIDPAKDEVAEFVPESDNELRASGESIDDSFEDAGVPSNEVIVVNDDAGGEEGNAVQNHPVATDAVAL; translated from the coding sequence ATGAAGCCCGTTGCCCTGATCCTGGTCTTCCTGGCCATTAGCCAAGCCAGAGTGCTGAACTTGCCCAAGGAGGCGATCGATATTCCTGTGGCCATTGTCGAGGATAAGGAGCCACCAGTAGCATTGTCTTTGGTCAAGGAGGAAGTTAAGGAGGAAGCTAAGCCAGAGGAAGTGAAACCAATTGCTCAAGAAGAAAAAGCCAAGGATCTCAAGGAGATAGTTAGGCCTGAAATCAAAGAGGAGACTAAAGAAGACATTAAAGAGGATCCAAATAAGAAGATTGAAGAACAGATCACCGAGTTGCTCAGTCTTAAGCCCCTGCAGCTAAGGGAAAAATCCCTGGAAGCTGAGGAGAAACCTCAGGAAATCAAGGAAGAAGTTCAGCAGCCAGAAATCAAAAAGGAGGCCACCGAAATCAAAGAGGAACCGGCTCAGAACACTCTGAAATCTCTGCCAGCTGAAGAGACCGTCGTTGTGCCTGCCGAGGAGCTTTCCCCGAATCCGGTCGAGCAGGAGCAGTCGGAAAACCAGGACGCCGCCCATCCTCAGGTCCGTCAAGCCACccaggccacgcccacccagcAGAGCACCACGCAGGGCAACTTTGTCCAGCAGTTGATCCAGAACTCTCCAATCGGTCAGTTCCTCAATCAGTTCCAGCCccagccagctgctgctgccgctccgGCTCCAGCTCAAGTCCAGGCGGATGATGCCGCCGCTGAGGCACCTGCAACTCCGGCTCCCACGGTGCCCGGTTTTCTGAATCCCCAGGCTGCCATCACCTCCGCCCAGCAGGCCGTGCAAAATGCGGCTCAGAGTGCCGTCAATGCCACCACCCAGGCCTTCCAGGGCATCCAGCAGTTCGCCAGCAACTTGGGCAACCAGTTCCAGAACACCCTGTCCAGCTTGAcgggccaacagcagcaggcagtGTCCACCACTCCGCGTCCACCAGGTCCCATCCAGCAGTTTGTCAACAATGTTTTCGGTGGCAATAACAATGCCacggctgctgctccgcctgcCCAGCAAAGTGGCAATCCTCTGCAGGGAATCATCAACTTCCTGGGCGGCAATCGTCCACAGAACGCACCAGCTGCCGCTCCAGCCACTCAGGCTCCAGAGAAGCCCGCCGTAGATGACAAAATCGATCCTGCCAAGGATGAGGTGGCTGAATTCGTTCCGGAATCCGATAATGAGCTGCGTGCGAGTGGCGAAAGCATTGATGATTCCTTCGAGGATGCTGGCGTTCCTTCCAACGAGGTTATTGTGGTCAACGACGATGCCGGAGGGGAGGAGGGAAATGCTGTCCAGAATCATCCAGTGGCCACCGACGCAGTGGCTCTCTAA